In Humulus lupulus chromosome 7, drHumLupu1.1, whole genome shotgun sequence, the following are encoded in one genomic region:
- the LOC133788993 gene encoding protein FLOURY 1-like → MEYLKFLTQNKNFECGFLVFGFSSRVLGFFGLFLMFWLGSKLLRIGYWLNLTQILCRFSGKAINLKNVFTSKRCRFEGRDQNTVSCLCNAAHGLNNNVEEEPEHDKNEDSDEEECEDNCCKLINEEFRVTSLRKLIKFERKRAKKARNELDKERMAASSAAMEAMAVILRLQREKNTIEMEANQFRRMAEHKLEYDDQMINYLHWIVTKHESERNLLEDELRLSKEKLKLLTIENDELF, encoded by the coding sequence ATGGAGTACTTGAAATTTCTGACCCAAAACAAAAATTTTGAATGTGGGTTTTTGGTGTTCGGATTCTCCTCGCGAGTTCTTGGTTTTTTTGGGCTGTTTTTGATGTTTTGGTTGGGTTCTAAGCTTCTACGAATCGGTTACTGGCTTAACTTGACACAAATTTTGTGTCGTTTTAGCGGGAAAGCAATCAATTTAAAGAATGTTTTTACTTCAAAACGTTGTCGTTTTGAGGGTCGTGATCAGAACACCGTTTCTTGCCTGTGTAATGCTGCTCATGGCTTAAACAACAATGTAGAAGAAGAGCCTGAACATGACAAGAATGAGGACAGCGATGAGGAAGAATGTGAAGATAACTGTTGCAAGCTAATTAACGAAGAATTTAGGGTAACTTCATTGAGAAAGCTCATAAAGTTTGAAAGAAAACGTGCGAAAAAAGCTCGAAACGAGCTCGATAAAGAGAGAATGGCAGCTTCATCAGCAGCGATGGAGGCAATGGCAGTGATTTTGAGGCTGCAGAGGGAGAAGAACACCATAGAAATGGAAGCAAATCAATTTCGTCGTATGGCAGAGCACAAACTAGAATATGATGATCAAATGATCAATTATTTGCACTGGATCGTGACGAAGCACGAATCTGAGAGGAATCTCTTAGAAGATGAGTTGAGGTTGAGTAAAGAAAAGTTAAAACTATTAACTATAGAAAATGATGAGTTATTTTAA